A single genomic interval of Euzebyales bacterium harbors:
- a CDS encoding PGPGW domain-containing protein yields MTEELRQDIQRRVHAVQRRYHQGGRMVRAVWVIAAVAVVVAGLAMLVLPGPALLVIPIGLAMLAVRYRWAQWALGELIDRGVRIQRAFARRSRGVRLIWSVAVCLVIVVAGYTIVR; encoded by the coding sequence ATGACGGAAGAACTGCGCCAGGACATCCAGCGGCGGGTGCACGCAGTGCAGCGCCGCTACCACCAGGGCGGCCGGATGGTGCGCGCCGTGTGGGTCATCGCAGCGGTCGCGGTGGTCGTCGCCGGCCTGGCGATGCTCGTGCTGCCCGGCCCTGCCCTGCTCGTCATCCCGATCGGCCTCGCGATGCTGGCCGTGCGCTACCGGTGGGCGCAGTGGGCGCTGGGCGAGCTGATCGACCGTGGCGTCCGCATCCAGCGCGCGTTCGCCAGGAGAAGCCGGGGGGTCCGGCTCATTTGGAGCGTCGCCGTCTGCCTTGTCATCGTGGTCGCCGGATACACCATCGTGCGGTGA